GAGTTCGTCGATCTCCTCGTCACCGGGCCGTACGGAGGGCCGTGAGGTCACGAGGGCGTGCTCGACGGACTTCTCGGGGGCCTGCCGGCCGGCGATGTCCCCGGGCATCGAGACGACGCTGACCCCGCCGCGTCCGACGGCGTGCTGGATGGCCGTCTGGAGCAGCCTCGGCATCTGCTGCGGGTTGGAGATCATCTCGTTGTAGTGGCTGCACTCCTGGAAGAGGAGTTCGGGGTGGGTCTCCTGGAAGTACCCCAGCCCGATCTCGCTCGACGGGATGTGCGAGGCCAGGGCGAGGACCGGGGCCATCGAGCGGTGGGCGTCGTAGAGGCCGTTGATGAGGTGCAGGTTCCCGGGCCCGCACGATCCGGCGCACACCGCGAGGTTCCCGGTGATCTGCGCCTCGGCACCGGCGGCGAACGCGGCGGTCTCCTCGTGCCTGACCTGGATCCAGTCGATGGCGGCGTTGCGCCGAACGGCGTCGACGACGGGGTTCAGGCTGTCGCCGACGACGCCGTACATCCGCTTGACGCCTGCTCGGACCAGGATGTCGACGAACTGTTCCGACACGTTCTGCTTGGCCATGGGTGCGCACCCTCTCTGCCTGTGTTCCGTGCACATGCGGCTGTCCCGGCTCCGGAGCCCGAAACACCGGCCCGGGAAACCGTCCGGGCGGACTCCGTTGTCCATCAACCCATGGTGTGCGCGGTTACGCCTCCCAGACCGCGGCGGCCGTACGGTCCTCCGCGTACCCCTTGGTCCGCAACTGGACGTCGGCGAGATAGGCGGGCAGTCCCGGCGGTTCGCCGGCCGTCCAGCGGCGGGCGAGTTCGTCGGAGAGCGCCGGGACGTCGTGCATCGGCTCGGCCAGCCCCCGGCCGCAGAGCAGCAGGATGTCGCCGGGCGCGGCGACGGAGGCACGGAACCGGAAGGGCTCCGCGGGCGGTGGCGGCGGGCCCCCGGCGTACGGGGACAGGGGTGTGGTGATCCGCAGGTCCATCGTCAGCCGGTCGCCGCCGGCCGTCTCCTCCCGCTCGTCCGCCGTGGCGGGGACGAGGGGTTCCAGGTCCTGCCAGGTGCCGTTCCGCAGCCGGAAGAGCCCTCCGGCGCCGACCCCGAAGAAGACCCGGGTGCGGCAGCCGGGGTCGGCGGACAGCAGCAGGCAGCGCAGGCCGGCGGTGTACCCGGACGGTTCCAGGCCGAGATCGGCGGCACGGGCGCGCAGTCTGCCGTAGGTGCGGTCGGTGAGCCGGTGGAGCCCCGACTTCAGGTCGCCCCGGCGGCCGGCCCGTATGTCGTCGGAGAGCCGGGCGTGGCTGCGGGCGACGGAGCCGCCGATCCACCGGCAGGCGTCGGTGGCGGCGAGGTGCGTGTGGGCGGTCCCCCGGGCGCCGCAGGCCACCGCGACCAGGACGAGGGCGCTGTCGCCCGTGCCGAAGCGCGCGGTGAGCAGGGCTTCCCGGCGGGGCTCCCCGCGGAAGCGGGCGGAGTCACCGCGTACGGAGGCGGCCCGGAGGGTGTACGTCCCGTACCGGGCGCCGTCCAGGGCGGTGTCCGGTACGAGCCCGTCCAGGTCGTCGGCGCCGGACACGGGCAGGGCGGCGGGCTCGGCGTCGTAGGTGGGCGGCCGGTCCCCCACGTGTCCGACGACGGGCCGCGGGCCGGCCGGGGGTCCGGTCCCGCTCCCCGCGCCGGCCTCGGCATCCGCTCCGGAACCGGACCGGGCGGAGGGCGGCGCGGGCGGTGGTGGCGCGGCGAAGGTCCGGGGCCCCGGAGCCGCCCCCCGGGCGCCGGGTGCCTCCCAGGGCGCGGGCGGGAGGGCCGGCGCGGCGGTGGGCGGTACGGGCGGCGGCGCGGCGGTGGGCGGGGCCGGGGGGAGTCCGGCGGCCGCGGGAGGCGGGGCGGGGGGAGGCGGAACCGCTGAGGGAGGCGGAGGTACCGGTGCGGGCAGTGGTGCCGGGGGTGGCGGCGGGGTGCGCGGGCCGGGAACCGGTGTCGCCGTGACCGGGTGGTCCAGCGGGTCCGGCGCCCCGCCCTCCTCTTCCGCCTCCCCCTCGGCTCCGGCGTCCCCGGCCGCATCCGTCCCGCCCGCCGCGTCCGTCCCGCCCGCCGCTGAGTCGAAGCGGTCGTCGGTGCTGCCGGTGCTGCCGGTGCTGCCGGACACGCTGCTCGGTTCTGTGTCCGAAGTGGACTCCTCGTACAGCCGGCGCCACCAGTCGTCCTCGTGGGCGGCGGGCTTCTCCCCCTGCTGGCTCATGCCCCCCAGTGTCCACCGCACGGCCCGTGGGCGGCCTCGCCATCCGGGAAACCGGGCCGGAATTGACGCACCGGCAGGTGACCGGGCAGGTCCGTGCCCCCGGGCCGTCGCCGCGCGCCGCGGTGCACGGGCGCTGACCAAGGGCCGGACGGCACGGGGCATGATGGGCCCCCGGCGGGTTTGTGCCGTGGCTGTTTTCCGCCACGGCCTGTGGCCGTACGAGCGCGGCGACGCGTGCACCGACACCTGGGGAGGGCCGGGAAGATGCTGGCAGCGATAGGTCTCGACGAGAGGCAGGAAGCGGCCTACCGCGCCCTCGTCGCCGTGGGCGCGGCGGAACTCCCCGATCTGGCGCGCCGGCTGGCCCTGCCCGAGGGGGAGACGGAACGGGCGCTGCGCGGGCTGGAACAGCAGGGGCTGGTCGCCCAGTCCTCCGCGCGGGCGGGGCGCTGGGTCGCGGCGCCGCCCGGGGTGGCGCTGGGTGCTCTGCTGACACAGCAGCGGCACGAGCTGGAACAGGCCGAACTGGCTTCCGCCCTGCTGGCCGAGGAGTACCGGGCGGAGAGCGCCGAACCCGCGGTGCACGACCTGGTGGAGGTGGTGACCGGGGCGAGCGCGGTGTCCCACCGTTTCCACCAGTTGCAGCTGGGGGCCACCACGGAGGTGTGTGCGCTGGTCACGGGCAAGCCGATCGCGGTCTCCGGCATGGAGAACGAGTCGGAGGAACGGGCCGCGATGCGCGGGGTCTCCTACCGGGTGGTCGTGGAGCGCGACGTGCTCGCGCTGCCGTCCGGGATCATCGAGCTGTCCGCCGCGCTGGGCCGCCACGAGCAGTGCCGGGTGGTGGACCGGGTGCCGACGAAGCTGGTGGTCGCCGACGGGACGCTGGCGATGGTCCCGCTGACGAGCCGGGCCGCCGAGCCCGCCGCGCTGGTCGTCCACGCCAGCGGGCTGCTGGAGTCGCTGACGGGGCTCTTCGAGGCGGTGTGGCGGGAGGCGATGCCGCTGCGGCTGGGCGCAGGCGGTGTCCAGGAGGAGTCCGGCCCGGGTCCTGACGCCACCGATCTGGAGATCCTCTCCCTGCTGCTGGCCGGTCTGACGGACGCCAGTGCGGCGAAACAGCTGGACCTGGGTCTGCGGACGGTGCAGCGGCGGGTGAAGGGGCTGATGGAGCTGACGGGCGTCTCGACCCGGCTGCAGCTGGGCTGGCACGCGTACGAACGGGGCTGGGTGGCCCGCGCGCCCCGCTGACCGGCCGCCGGGCCCCGGCCGGTCCGTCCGCTTCCCGCGCTCCTCCCGCCCGGGGCCGCGCGGCCCGCCCGGTCGCCGCCGCCCCGCTGACAGGCAGGACCGGCCCGGCTCCGGCACGCTGGTCGGATGAGTGTGTGGCAGCTCGTTGCCGTCGCCGCGGTGATGCTGCTCGGCCTGGTCGGTGTGCTGGTGCCGGGGGTCCCCGGGCAGGCGATCGTCTGGGCGGCGGTGCTGTGGTGGTCGTTGACGGACCCGTCACCGGTCGCCTGGGGCGTGCTGATCGGGACGACGGGGCTGCTGCTGCTGAACCAGGCGCTGAAGGCGCTGCTGCCCGCCCGCCGGCCGAGACGGTCGGGGGCGCCCCGCAGGACCTTGCTGCTGGCCGGTCTCGTGGCGGTCGCGGGTTTCTTCGTGGTGCCGGTGGCCGGCGGTGTGCTGGGGTACACCGGCACGGTCTACGGCGCGGAGCGGCTGCGGCTGGGCAGCCACGGCGCGGGGCGCACATCGCTCAGGTCGGTGATGCGGGCGTCGGGGTACTCGGTGCTGCTGGAGCTCTACTGCTGTCTGCTGCCGGTGGGGGCGTGGCTGGGCGCGGAGATCTGGGCCTGAGCCCGGCCGAGCCGCAGATGGCGCACGGCGTACGAACGCCACGGCCGCAGCCCCCCGGTGCCCGGCGTGCCGTACGGGTCCACGTCCGGGTCGCCCAGCGCCCGCATCCGGATCAGGGCCGCGGTCCGCGGGCCGGTCCCCGGCAGGCCGCACAGCGCCCGCTCGGCCCCGTCCCTCTCGGCCCCGGCGTCCAGCCGCACCGTGCCGTCGGCCAGCGCCGTCGCCAGGGCCCGCAGCGCGGGGTCGTCCGCCGCGTCCGCCAGTACCGCCGGCTCCGGGAACAGGTGGGTCAGCCCGCCGGTCGGCGCGTCCAGCGCCTTGCCGAACCGCTCCACCAGGCCGCCGGCGGCCGCCGGGCCCACCAGGGCGCGTACGGCGAACTCCTCGGGGTCGGCGGTGCCCGGGGAGCGCAGCCCCGGGCGGGCGGTGACCAGCGGTGCCAGGCGCGGATCGGCGGCCAGCGCCTGGTCCACGGCGTACGGGTCGGCGTCCAGGTCGAACAGCCGGCGCAGCCGCTGGACGGCGGTCGTCAGGTCGCGCAGGTCGGTGAGGTGGATCCGGGTCTCCAGCCAGGGGCCGGCGGCGGACTCGGCGACGGCCGCCACTCCGGTGCCGTACGGGAGCCGCAGGGTGCGCCGGTACGTACGGAAACCGGTGGTACCGGTGACCTCCTCGATCCGGGGCACGGCCTCTTCGGCCAGCAGGTCGAAGGTCTCGCGCACCGCGTACGGGCCCCGGTGGGCGAGCCTCAGCGGCACACCCGCCCCGCTCCCGGCGGAGGTGCCGGGGCGCGTACCGCTCCCGGTCTCGGAGCGCAGGGCGGTGGGGGTGCGGGCGTAGATCTGCCGGATGGTGTCGTTGAACTGGCGCACGCTGGCGAACCCGGACGCGAAGGCGATCTCGGTGACCGGCAGGTCCGTGGTCTGCAACAGGACGCGGGCGGTGTGGGAACGCTGGGCGCGGGCCAGGGCGACGGGACCGGCCCCCACCTCCGCGGTGAGCTGGCGCTGTACCTGCCGGGCGCTGTAGCCGAGGCGGTCCGCCAGTCCCGGGACGCCTTCCCGGTCCACCACGCCGTCGCCGATCATCCGCATGGCGCGGCCGACGACATCGGCGCGGACGTTCCACTCGGCGGAGCCGGGCACGGCGTCCGGGCGGCAGCGTCTGCACGCCCGGAAGCCGTGGCCCTGCGCCGCGGCGGCGGTCGGGAAGAACCGCACGTTCTCCCGTTTGGGGGTGACGGCGGGGCAGCTCGGCCGGCAGTAGATGCCGGTGGTCGCGACGGCGAAGAAGAACTCCCCGTCGAAACGCGCGTCGCGGCTGCTCACCGCCTCGTACCTGGTGCGTTCGTCCATCACACCGTCCAGTGTGCGCCCGTCGGCCGAGCCTCACCAGCGGTTTCCGGACACCGTGTACAGGGTGCCGACCAGCGGTTTCCGGACACCGTGTACGGGGCGCCGGCCCGCGGTTTCCGGACACCGTGTGCGGGGCGCCGCCCGCCCCCGGGGGGCTGCCGGCGCCCCGGCCGGTCCCGCTACCGGAAGCGGCCCCGCTTGGCCTTCGCGGCGGCCTTCCCCTCGGCGCCCCGGCGCTTCCACTCGCGCAGCGTCTCGCTGCGCAGCCTGGCGTCGGACCTGGCCTCGATGCGCCGGTTCTCCCGGAGCAGCTTGCGGTAACTGTCCAGCCGCCGCTCGGCGAGGGTGCCGTCCTCGACGGCGCCCAGTACCGCACAGCCCGGCTCGGTTTCGTGGGCGCAGTCGTGGAAGCGGCACCGGGCCGCCAGTTCCTCGATCTCGGAGAAGACCTGCCCGACACCCGCCCCGGCGTCGTAGAGACCGACACCGCGCAGCCCGGGGGTGTCGATGAGCACGCCGCCGCCGGGCAGGACGAGGAGGTTGCGGGTGGT
This DNA window, taken from Streptomyces nitrosporeus, encodes the following:
- a CDS encoding helix-turn-helix domain-containing protein, with translation MLAAIGLDERQEAAYRALVAVGAAELPDLARRLALPEGETERALRGLEQQGLVAQSSARAGRWVAAPPGVALGALLTQQRHELEQAELASALLAEEYRAESAEPAVHDLVEVVTGASAVSHRFHQLQLGATTEVCALVTGKPIAVSGMENESEERAAMRGVSYRVVVERDVLALPSGIIELSAALGRHEQCRVVDRVPTKLVVADGTLAMVPLTSRAAEPAALVVHASGLLESLTGLFEAVWREAMPLRLGAGGVQEESGPGPDATDLEILSLLLAGLTDASAAKQLDLGLRTVQRRVKGLMELTGVSTRLQLGWHAYERGWVARAPR
- a CDS encoding protein phosphatase 2C domain-containing protein; amino-acid sequence: MSQQGEKPAAHEDDWWRRLYEESTSDTEPSSVSGSTGSTGSTDDRFDSAAGGTDAAGGTDAAGDAGAEGEAEEEGGAPDPLDHPVTATPVPGPRTPPPPPAPLPAPVPPPPSAVPPPPAPPPAAAGLPPAPPTAAPPPVPPTAAPALPPAPWEAPGARGAAPGPRTFAAPPPPAPPSARSGSGADAEAGAGSGTGPPAGPRPVVGHVGDRPPTYDAEPAALPVSGADDLDGLVPDTALDGARYGTYTLRAASVRGDSARFRGEPRREALLTARFGTGDSALVLVAVACGARGTAHTHLAATDACRWIGGSVARSHARLSDDIRAGRRGDLKSGLHRLTDRTYGRLRARAADLGLEPSGYTAGLRCLLLSADPGCRTRVFFGVGAGGLFRLRNGTWQDLEPLVPATADEREETAGGDRLTMDLRITTPLSPYAGGPPPPPAEPFRFRASVAAPGDILLLCGRGLAEPMHDVPALSDELARRWTAGEPPGLPAYLADVQLRTKGYAEDRTAAAVWEA
- a CDS encoding DUF456 domain-containing protein, with the translated sequence MSVWQLVAVAAVMLLGLVGVLVPGVPGQAIVWAAVLWWSLTDPSPVAWGVLIGTTGLLLLNQALKALLPARRPRRSGAPRRTLLLAGLVAVAGFFVVPVAGGVLGYTGTVYGAERLRLGSHGAGRTSLRSVMRASGYSVLLELYCCLLPVGAWLGAEIWA
- a CDS encoding bifunctional transcriptional activator/DNA repair enzyme AdaA, with the translated sequence MDERTRYEAVSSRDARFDGEFFFAVATTGIYCRPSCPAVTPKRENVRFFPTAAAAQGHGFRACRRCRPDAVPGSAEWNVRADVVGRAMRMIGDGVVDREGVPGLADRLGYSARQVQRQLTAEVGAGPVALARAQRSHTARVLLQTTDLPVTEIAFASGFASVRQFNDTIRQIYARTPTALRSETGSGTRPGTSAGSGAGVPLRLAHRGPYAVRETFDLLAEEAVPRIEEVTGTTGFRTYRRTLRLPYGTGVAAVAESAAGPWLETRIHLTDLRDLTTAVQRLRRLFDLDADPYAVDQALAADPRLAPLVTARPGLRSPGTADPEEFAVRALVGPAAAGGLVERFGKALDAPTGGLTHLFPEPAVLADAADDPALRALATALADGTVRLDAGAERDGAERALCGLPGTGPRTAALIRMRALGDPDVDPYGTPGTGGLRPWRSYAVRHLRLGRAQAQISAPSHAPTGSRQQ